The sequence GCGTAATGACAGTCCACAGAAAGCTCTTGTGTGCAGTGCTTGTTCACAGGGAtctgccccagcccttcctctctgcagcagccagcagctcaGACCGGTTTGGGGCTCTCAGACGCACTGGGGACACCGCATCCCTGAGGCCTGATTCACACTTGGATGCTGTCAACAACCAGCCTTGGTACAAACGAGGGCAGAGGCTTGTGCTCTGTCGGCTGGGGTTGGGCGGGATGAGGTGACAGGCTCCCAGCAGTGCACAGTGCCACTGTCCCCTCTAAGCTGGGTGTGCGCACACACGgatcctaaaccccgcacacacAGCAAAACACCTCGCATACTGAAATTTGCGCAGAACacattttttgcgcacatggcctgtcaaagattagagggaacattgggcTGTGCTAATAGCGGGGAGCGTCCCAGAAGTGACAGCTGTGGAGAGCACAACCCTATAACAGGAGTGACCCCCGGGAGCACCATTCTACTGGgggcagaaactgaggcacagatggaTCACATGTCATGGCCAAAATCACAcagtgggtcagtggcagagctgggaatagagcccagaatCCTGCTCCAGCACTTAGACCCTCTCTTCAAGCTTCCTCCCCtccacctgcagagcctgctcCCCCCACCATCGGAGGAGGCGGGGGGGTGCTCTTTCCAGATGGGATTTTAGCAAAGCTGGGAAAAATCCTAATTTAGGATAAATGGTGGGAGCTGTAAGGCAGCCCAGCTATTTGCCCCTGGGAGCAGCCTCCTTGGTAGGGCGTGAGAGCTGGTCCCTCTGTAATCTGCCCTGGGGCACCACTGCTGTGATGAGAATGCAGAGCCCAGGAATCCTGGGGAACTGGTTTTACACATTCTGTCTGTGCAAAGTGGATGGAGCAAGGGGGATGAAACTCCACCCCCTGCAAAGGTTTATAACTTCTCCAAATGGTCCAGCCGTGGAGCATTGCATCTCCACTTCCAAGGACACCAGTCAGCTCTGTCGGGGCTTGTGCGAGGCAGAAATCAGGGAGTGATGGCCTCTATGGGGCTTCAGGTGCTGGGCATGGCCCTCTCTGTCATTGGCTGGCTGGGCACCATCCTGTGCTGTGGGCTGCCCATGTGGAGGGTGACGGCCTTCATCGGGAACAACATTGTGGTGGCTCAGATCatctgggaggggctgtggatgAACTGCGTGGTGCAGAGCACGGGCCAGATGCAGTGCAAGGTCTACGACTCCATGCTGGCGTTGCCCCAGGACCTGCAGGCGGCTCGTGCCCTGGTGGTGATCGCCATCGTGCTGGCCGTGCTGGGCCTCCTCCTGGCCATCATTGGAGGGAAATGCACCAACTGTGTGGAGGATGCTTCTGCGAAAGCCAAGGTCATGATCGTCTCTGGAATCATCTTCATCATCGCTGGCATCATGATCCTCATCCCCGTCTCCTGGTCAGCCAACAACATCATCCGGGATTTCTACAACCCCATGGTCACTGAGGCGCAGAAGAGAGAGCTGGGGGCCTCCCTGTACATTGGCTGGGCTGCATCCGCTCTCCTGCTCATCGGGGGGGCCCTGCTTTGCTGCAGCTGCCCCCCCCGGAATGAGAAACCCTACTCTGCCAAGTACACTGCTGCTCGGTCGGTGCCGGCCAGCAACTACGTATAGGGACCATGCGTGCTCTGAGCCTCGGCCACCCCTCCTACCCAAGACAATCAAGGAGCTGCTATCCTGCTCAAATCCAGCCCGCTGCTCTGCTTGTACCTCTGCCTGAGCCCAGCTCTCCCCCCTGTGGCCCTGGACCTGATGGCTGAACACAGACAGAAGCTGGCAAGGAGCTTCCCGAAGGAGAAGACTGTGGCCTTTCCACGGGCTGGGGCCTTGGGAGAGCAGCTCGGCCTCCTGAGAGCAGAAGCCCCACGGtgccagggctggctggctgctcagACACACCCTCAGCACATCCCTGGCTGACGTGCACAGCTGGTGAGCGGCTGCACAGCCCCAGTGCTAAGAATCTGCCACTGCAGCTTGTTTGTGCCAGAGCACAGAGCTCTTGGAATTCCTCAAGGTCACCTGAGCGAAGCCAGCCTGGGCTTGGACCTGGCAGCCCATCAGGGCTCTGCTGGGCATCTCCACAAGGCGCGGCCAGCTCCGGCGCTGTCAGCCAGCCCCCTTGCAGCTCTGGCACCGCCTGTGCCCAcctcggagggggagggggaggaggggtgcacTGGGCGAtgtgtgcggggtggggggtggagagtaGTAAGAAAGTTTGCAGGTGCTTCTCTGTTTCCCTTGAGATTTCAGCTGGTTCTTTAATCCGAGTTAAAATGGAGAATAGATAGAAACAGTCCCTGACTGCTCTGGCAGCACTATGCTTCAGGGGGACAGAGAGATGAcgctggggcagggcaggtccTCCCTGGGAGCAGTGAGCCCAGCCCTTGCAGAGGAAGGAAAGCTGCAGCGAGGCCCAGGCGTTGCCATTCCTCCCCTGCAGCACCTGAGGGAAGGGTGGGGACCTCTAGGCCTCCTTCCAGTACCAGAGCTCGGGTCTCCAGCAGGTGCTGGCATTTCGGTCGGGCCCTTGCCCAGGGGTCAAAGCAGGAGCTTTTAGTCTGAGACTGCCTTATTAGAGTGAAACTGAAACAGGGCCCCTTTGTGTCTCCATGTGTCTGTCAGTGTCTCAGGCTGGGTGTGAGTCATGATGTCTTGGTGACTGCGTTTcggtctgtgtctctgtctctgggtGTGTCTGAGTTTCTGTGTTTGCCTGTTGACTCACAGGGTTGTTGTTCAGTGGGTGTCTCTGTCTCACTCTAGGGGTCTGTCTTGCTCTTGGTGACTCTGGCCAGGTCTACACGAGAAACTTTTGCTGGTAGTGCAGTGTCACGTAGGGGATGTGATTTGTACCACATTTCTGTGCTGGCAAAAGCTGCAGAGAAGGTGCAGGAATGCTAGCAAAAAAGTCCtttgctggcatagcttattTCTCTCAGGGAGCCAGGATAAGCTGTATTGGCTACAGCACTCTTGCTGGGACAAGCTGCATCTCCCCTGGGAGGTTTGCCCCCGTGGCTGTACCTAGAGAGACACACTGGCCAACGCTCCGAGTGGAGACAGGGCTCTGGCCTGCTCTTAGCATCCACCAGAGACAGTGCTTGGTTCAGATGGTCCATCCTGAGGGGCTGGgctgctgagcagggagctgtttCCCgccatcccacccctgcccttgtacggggagactttggcaaaccagtaaagtgcctgaagcCTTGGGTTGAAAGAGCCCCGGGTAACACCCTGTGTTTCTGCTTTGACCCATTCTCAGGCCTGTATTTGTTTAGCTGCACCTGTGATTTCTGTGTGAGTGGCACCTGCGggaggggcagtgctggggacTGGATGTCAATGGCCCAGCTGGGCAAACCGGTTTGGGaggtgggagcagagccaggcagGCTGAGCAAGAGCAGAAAGGAAGGGTACTTCCACTGGTGGCACACCCCCTCTTTGGGAGCCTGAGGCCGCACATGTCCAGCTCCGGCTGAGTCTGGAACAGGGGAGCTGCACCCGGACCACTGCAAACAGGAACAGCCTGAAGGCTGCCCAGATTAATCAGCTGGCTACAGCTCCTGTGGGCTGCCAAACctggggaggggcaaagccacTGTAACAGGCACCCAATGAGGCACCAGGCGCATCCTGTGGCCTGATGCTGGCTCCCACCTATGCAGACTAGACCAGGCGGTTCCAGGGTTCACCTCTGGGAAGGGGGCCCCCCGTCGGCATGGCTGATTTGCTTCCTCAGTGGTGACCCATAGGCCTCCCCCGAGAGCTGGAGCATGGGGCAGAGCTCCGCTCATGACAAGCAGAGtggctctggaggctggaagtgCCAGGCGCGGGAAGGGTGGAGCGAGCATGGGCGCTGGGATGCCAGGAGAGTGATGGAAGGGGGCTGTGCCCCAGAGTGACCTGGGAGCCCCCTTCTGCAGACTGGGGGCCAGGCTGTGATCTTCCTGCCAATgtgaaatattaataaattagTGCCATTTTCTACATTAAACCGCAGCTGCTCCAAACCCGGCTGTGCCGTCTCTCGTTTCCCGTCGAACAACCGCGGGCTGAGCCGGGGCCCCCGCCTCCCGGCAGCTCGTTCACGGGCGCGTAGGCAGCTTTGGGGGACGGGGCAGGGATGGATTGGGGGGTTCCAGCATCAGGGAACTGCAGGACTGGTCTTGAACTACCTGCCCtgggcctgtgctccccacacatccccccagagccctgcccccagcctgtggtccccacacatccccccagagccccgcccccagcctgctctccccacacatccccccagagccctgcccccagcctgtgctccccacacatcccacatccccactccagagccccaccctgcccagagtctgtgctccccacacattcccccagagccccgcccccagcctgtgctccccacacaccccatttccccgctccagagccccaccccactcctggcctgtgctccccacacatccccccagagccccgcccccagcctgtggtccccacacatccccccagagccccgcccccagcctgtgctccccacacatccccccagagccccaccctgcccacagcttgtgctccccacaccccccccagagccctgcccccagcctgtgctccccacacatccccccagagccccgcccccagcctgtgctccccacacatcccacatccccactccagagccccaccctgcccagagtctgtgctccccacacatccccccagagccccgcccccagcctgctctccccacacatcccac comes from Caretta caretta isolate rCarCar2 chromosome 17, rCarCar1.hap1, whole genome shotgun sequence and encodes:
- the LOC125623897 gene encoding claudin-4-like, encoding MASMGLQVLGMALSVIGWLGTILCCGLPMWRVTAFIGNNIVVAQIIWEGLWMNCVVQSTGQMQCKVYDSMLALPQDLQAARALVVIAIVLAVLGLLLAIIGGKCTNCVEDASAKAKVMIVSGIIFIIAGIMILIPVSWSANNIIRDFYNPMVTEAQKRELGASLYIGWAASALLLIGGALLCCSCPPRNEKPYSAKYTAARSVPASNYV